A stretch of the Aegilops tauschii subsp. strangulata cultivar AL8/78 chromosome 4, Aet v6.0, whole genome shotgun sequence genome encodes the following:
- the LOC141021605 gene encoding uncharacterized protein → MPHDEVAHMSPRFGPTAEQSGRIFPDDFFVIALFFSAISAAANAKLREQLGGTQAALRAKEAEFDALAQERDRLVKKLADQEESHKAALKAVQDSEAALQAEYETEAASWAEARQSLMNGYGQIEDLVDEYFPGYSTAANQVVEAHREVQRQAGAEIAPNARRSFEEQLLMIQARLQPAHRMLRRLQRVGAQVLAALWPGEVIPRTPSRTADWLEVAVGRFEAWKASAARSGARRALEFVKAWYPELTWTSWPPGGRRPTRSWSRRGRLSSSVPR, encoded by the exons ATGCCTCATGatgaggtggctcatatg tccccgagattcgggccgactgctgagcagtcgggtcggatctttcctgACGACTTCTTTGTTATTGCTCTTTTCTTCTCTGCCatatctgcagcggccaacgccaaactgagggagcagctgggtgggacccaggccgcccttcgcgctaaggaagccgagttcgacgccttggctcaggagcgtgaccgcctggtcaagaagctggccgaccaggaggagagccacaaggcggccctgaaggcggtgcaggatagcGAGGCTGCCCTCCAGGCCgaatacgagaccgaggcggcgagctgggctgaggcgaggcagtcgttgatgaatggctacggccagatcgaagacttggttgacg agtacttccctggttactctactgccgccaaccaggtcgtcgaggcccaccgcgaggtgcaaaggcaggctggcgctgagatcgcgccgaacgctcgccggtcgtttgaggaacagctcctgatgattcaagcccgcctccagccggctcaccgcatgctccgccggcttcaacgtgttggggcgcaagtgctggccgctctctggcccggcgaggtgattccccgcacccccagtcggactgccgactggctggaggtagcggtcggccgcttcgaggcctggaaggcttctgcagctcggtcaggcgccaggcgggcgctggagttcgtcaaagcctggtatcctgagctgacttggaccagctggccacctggcggcaggaggccgacacggagctggagccggcgcggccggctatcatccagcgtgcctcggtga
- the LOC109777193 gene encoding uncharacterized protein isoform X1: MTQINFVDKLTITGNKPSCSVSMYCKLTTSSLLMPCNFLQNTCGTGMKADTDYQVKVQVCVTIMPGNQPVAGLFELFWRLCHPIVVQFSLLKRGYLEDFMLGFRKSHVHTFCRHQ; encoded by the exons ATGACACAAATTAACTTTGTTGACAAGCTCACGATCACGG GGAACAAGCCGTCCTGCAGTGTTTCCATGTACTGCAAGTTGACGACAAGTTCATTGTTGATGCCATGCAATTTCTTACAAAATACATGTGGTACAG GTATGAAGGCCGACACTGATTATCAAGTG AAAGTGCAAGTATGTGTCACAATAATGCCTGGAAATCAGCCAGTGGCTGGATTATTTGAGCTATTTTGGCGTCTCTGCCATCCTATAGTTGTTCAGTTTTCTCTTTTGAAACGAGGCTATCTAGAGGATTTCATGTTGGGGTTTAGGAAG TCCCATGTGCATACTTTTTGCAGGCATCAGTGA
- the LOC109777193 gene encoding uncharacterized protein isoform X2, with the protein MTQINFVDKLTITGNKPSCSVSMYCKLTTSSLLMPCNFLQNTCGTGMKADTDYQVKVQVCVTIMPGNQPVAGLFELFWRLCHPIVVQFSLLKRGYLEDFMLGFRKASVKIGR; encoded by the exons ATGACACAAATTAACTTTGTTGACAAGCTCACGATCACGG GGAACAAGCCGTCCTGCAGTGTTTCCATGTACTGCAAGTTGACGACAAGTTCATTGTTGATGCCATGCAATTTCTTACAAAATACATGTGGTACAG GTATGAAGGCCGACACTGATTATCAAGTG AAAGTGCAAGTATGTGTCACAATAATGCCTGGAAATCAGCCAGTGGCTGGATTATTTGAGCTATTTTGGCGTCTCTGCCATCCTATAGTTGTTCAGTTTTCTCTTTTGAAACGAGGCTATCTAGAGGATTTCATGTTGGGGTTTAGGAAG GCATCAGTGAAGATTGGGAGGTAG